Proteins encoded in a region of the Quercus lobata isolate SW786 chromosome 8, ValleyOak3.0 Primary Assembly, whole genome shotgun sequence genome:
- the LOC115954765 gene encoding receptor-like protein EIX2, giving the protein MVMEGSLRVIAVTITLWLLSVHPNFSTSESEVRCIESERHALLKFKQDLKDPSNRLASWTAAADEDCCGWAGVLCHNRTGHVLQLHLRTFRPLYDDLRTDLQWHTQYKVYQRSRFGGKINPSLLDLKHLIYLDLSYNDFQGAQIPKFLGSMGSLRYLNLSFAGFGGLIPHQLGNLSNLHYLNLEGYYNNLHVMNLHWLSGLPSLQHLDMSGVNLSKASDWLQVTNKLPSLFELRLSDCELSCFIPPPIPSSINFSSLTTLDLSSNCFENTSIFWVFGLHNLVSLDLSYNWFQGPIPVHLQNLTSLRHLDLSENIFSTIPNWLYSFSHLEFLNLMQNFLQGTISSAIGNLTSAISIDLSENEFEGKVPRSLGNLCKLRKIGLFSNKLSQEISELLESLSRCVSNGLEILDLSYNKLSGHLIDELGQFKNLVILSLGHNSILGPIPWSIGNLSSLRLLNLETNQINGTLPQSFGQLSKLEYLYIGLNKLEGVVSELHFANLMRLTTLVASQNQLKLEVGNNWIPLFQLNSLILGSWNLGPRFPSWICSQKHLQNLDISNTGVSDAIPLSFWNLSSQFIYLNISHNQIYGEIPQIPLIFSTPSILDMGSNHFKGPLPCISSNLSYLDISNNLLSGSIFHFLCYKMNEPKNMKFLNLGKNLLLGKISNCWMKWQSLLALNLGNNNFSGAIPASIGSLINLRSLHLYNNRFSGKFPLLKNCRDLFTVDIGENEFVGSIPLWIGHRLSRLKILNLRSNNFLGQIPKEFCALTSLQILDLSHNKLLGSIPKCVNNFSTMARNSNSNDPIFLFGWSTKSSSVPFESALLVMKGKVLEYSTTLQLVKSIDLSKNNLSGEIPTEVISLQGLQSLNLSFNILKGRIPENIGVMGALESLDFSVNQLSGQVPQSMSSLTFLSHLNLSNNNLIGKIPSSTQLQSFSASSFSGNKLCGPPLIDDCSIDDVRPNTENKGSNGGREVDWFYVSMTLGFVVGFWVVWGPLLMNKQWRIMYFQFLDRMGYKLGMFWHKLDSF; this is encoded by the coding sequence atGGTGATGGAGGGTTCCTTGAGAGTAATAGCTGTTACTATAACTCTTTGGTTACTCAGTGTTCATCCTAACTTCAGCACTTCCGAGTCTGAGGTTCGCTGCATTGAAAGCGAGCGACATGCCCTTCTGAAGTTCAAGCAAGACCTTAAAGATCCTTCAAACCGGCTTGCCTCTTGGACTGCTGCAGCTGATGAGGATTGTTGTGGCTGGGCGGGTGTTCTCTGCCACAACCGTACAGGTCATGTCCTCCAACTCCATCTCAGAACTTTTCGTCCTCTATATGACGATCTTAGAACTGATCTCCAATGGCATACTCAATACAAAGTTTATCAGAGGTCAAGGTTTGGTGGTAAGATAAACCCTTCTCTACTTGATTTGAAGCACTTGATTTACTTGGACCTCAGTTACAATGATTTCCAGGGTGCTCAAATTCCTAAATTCCTCGGTTCAATGGGGAGCTTAAGATATCTTAATCTCTCCTTTGCGGGATTTGGGGGATTGATTCCTCATCAACTTGGGAATCTCTCTAATTTGCACTATCTCAATCTTGAaggttattataataatttgcATGTCATGAACCTTCATTGGCTTTCTGGTCTTCCATCACTACAACACCTTGATATGAGTGGTGTAAACCTTAGCAAAGCCTCTGATTGGTTACAGGTGACAAACAAACTCCCTTCATTGTTTGAGTTGCGATTGTCTGATTGTGAACTTTCTTGTTTCATCCCACCACCGATACCTAGTAGTATTAACTTTTCATCTCTCACCACCCTTGATCTTTCATccaattgttttgaaaatacttCGATTTTTTGGGTCTTTGGTCTTCATAATCTGGTTTCTCTTGATCTATCTTACAATTGGTTTCAAGGTCCAATCCCTGTTCATCTCCAGAACTTGACTTCACTTAGGCACCTCGATCTGTCTGAAAACATTTTCTCTACAATTCCCAATTGGCTATATAGTTTTAGTCATCTTGAGTTCCTTAACctcatgcaaaattttttgcaggGTACAATCTCTAGTGCCATTGGAAACCTAACATCTGCCATTAGCATAGACTTGTCAGAGAATGAATTTGAAGGAAAGGTACCAAGATCTTTGGGTAATCTCTGCAAGTTAAGGAAAATTGGATTGTTTAGTAACAAATTGAGTCAAGAGATATCTGAACTCTTAGAAAGTTTATCAAGATGTGTTTCAAATGGACTAGAGATCTTAGATTTATCTTATAATAAACTTTCTGGGCATTTGATTGATGAACTTGGGCAATTTAAAAATCTGGTCATCCTTTCCTTGGGGCATAATTCAATTTTAGGTCCAATTCCATGGTCTATAGGAAATCTATCATCTTTGAGATTATTGAACCTtgaaactaatcaaattaatggaACTCTCCCTCAAAGTTTTGGACAGCTTTCCAAATTAGAGTATCTGTATATTGGTTTAAACAAGTTGGAGGGTGTAGTATCTGAACTTCATTTTGCCAATTTAATGAGATTAACAACACTTGTTGCATCTCAAAACCAACTGAAGTTAGAAGTAGGAAACAATTGGATCCCTCTTTTTCAACTAAACTCTTTAATTTTGGGATCATGGAATTTAGGGCCAAGATTTCCTTCATGGATTTGTTCACAAAAGCATCTTCAGAATTTGGACATATCTAACACAGGGGTTTCAGATGCAATTCCTCTTTCATTTTGGAACCTTTCTTCTCAGTTTATTTATCTAAATATCTCCCATAATCAGATCTACGGAGAGATTCCACAAATCCCACTGATTTTCTCCACTCCTTCAATACTTGATATGGGTTCAAACCACTTCAAAGGTCCATTACCTTGTATATCCTCTAATTTGAGCTATCTTGATATTTCTAACAATTTACTATCTGGATCTATTTTTCACTTTCTATGTTACAAGATGAATGAGCCCAAAAATATGAAGTTCCTCAATCTTggaaaaaatcttttattagGGAAAATAAGTAATTGTTGGATGAAGTGGCAAAGCTTGCTTGCCTTAAATTTGGGAAACAACAATTTCTCTGGTGCTATTCCAGCATCCATTGGATCTTTGATTAATCTTAGGTCTTTGCACCTATACAACAACAGATTCTCTGGAAAATTTCCATTGTTGAAAAATTGTAGAGACTTGTTTACTGTTGATATTGGTGAAAATGAGTTTGTTGGGAGCATACCTTTGTGGATAGGACATAGACTTTCAAGGTTGAAGATTCTCAACCTTCGCTCCAATAATTTCCTTGGTCAAATACCAAAAGAATTTTGTGCTCTAACTTCACTCCAAATATTGGACCTTTCACATAATAAGCTACTTGGAAGCATACCTAAATGTGTTAACAATTTCAGTACCATGGCCAGAAATAGCAATTCCAATGATcccatttttttgtttggttggtcAACAAAATCTAGTTCTGTGCCTTTTGAAAGTGCATTGCTTGTGATGAAGGGGAAAGTTCTTGAGTACTCCACCACTCTTCAACTGGTAAAAAGTATAGACCTTTCCAAGAACAATTTATCAGGAGAGATACCTACAGAGGTGATTAGTTTGCAAGGATTACAATCATTGAATCTGTCATTTAATATCTTGAAGGGAAGGATTCCTGAGAATATAGGCGTTATGGGAGCACTAGAATCTCTTGATTTCTCTGTAAACCAACTTTCAGGTCAAGTTCCTCAAAGTATGTCAAGTTTGACATTTTTGAGTCATTTGAACTTGTCAAACAACAATTTAATTGGGAAAATCCCTTCAAGTACTCAGCTACAAAGCTTCAGCGCCTCTAGTTTTTCTGGAAACAAACTTTGTGGACCTCCTCTTATTGATGATTGTTCTATAGATGATGTAAGACCCAACACTGAGAACAAAGGGAGCAATGGTGGGCGTGAAGTGGATTGGTTCTATGTGAGCATGACACTTGGATTTGTGGTTGGGTTTTGGGTTGTATGGGGTCCGTTACTAATGAACAAGCAATGGAGAATCATGTACTTTCAATTCCTAGATCGCATGGGGTACAAGCTAGGGATGTTTTGGCACAAACTTGATAGCTTTTAA